The Lachnospiraceae bacterium oral taxon 500 genome window below encodes:
- a CDS encoding AAA family ATPase, with the protein MEREQKEHLLKEFDKLAQKVGSQAKACRLVGISPSIMTPLRKGEYGGAEEKQYEILANYFQIKEEAKAGRQAETYVPTSISESVYAYIRNAQIKGGLLAISGAAGIGKTRAIRKYAAESQGTCLWITANPCLNTVKPILKKLCKELNIANVRTNDDMYMAILEKLRDGMVLVFDEAQHLSLKVIETLRGFSDYFLDRNMTLGIVFVGNSTTITRFGGRQDAVFEQIANRTIQKPVFQTSDIRKKDIQMLYPELTDEKSIDFMLKIAQSREAIRGANNLFSNAYDNENISYEGLVSMAKHMHMMI; encoded by the coding sequence ATGGAAAGAGAACAAAAAGAACATCTATTAAAAGAGTTTGATAAGCTGGCTCAAAAAGTAGGAAGTCAAGCCAAAGCATGTAGACTGGTCGGCATTTCTCCCAGCATCATGACGCCGCTAAGGAAAGGTGAGTACGGCGGGGCGGAAGAAAAGCAGTATGAGATTTTGGCGAATTACTTTCAGATCAAGGAAGAAGCCAAGGCCGGACGGCAGGCGGAAACCTATGTGCCAACTTCCATTTCCGAAAGCGTTTATGCCTATATTCGGAATGCTCAGATTAAAGGCGGGCTCTTAGCCATTTCGGGGGCAGCCGGAATCGGAAAGACCAGAGCCATCCGCAAGTATGCGGCAGAAAGCCAAGGGACTTGCCTTTGGATTACCGCTAATCCCTGTTTAAATACCGTTAAACCAATATTAAAAAAGCTTTGTAAGGAGCTCAATATTGCCAATGTACGAACCAATGATGATATGTACATGGCAATTTTGGAAAAGCTTCGGGATGGCATGGTACTTGTATTTGACGAAGCCCAGCATTTGTCCCTCAAGGTGATTGAAACGCTCCGCGGGTTTTCGGACTATTTTCTTGATAGAAACATGACACTTGGAATCGTGTTTGTGGGCAACAGCACAACGATAACAAGGTTCGGCGGCAGGCAAGATGCGGTGTTTGAACAAATCGCCAACCGAACCATTCAAAAGCCGGTTTTCCAAACTTCAGATATTCGCAAGAAAGACATTCAAATGCTTTACCCGGAGCTGACAGATGAAAAATCCATTGACTTTATGCTAAAAATTGCCCAGAGCCGGGAAGCCATCCGGGGAGCGAATAACTTGTTTAGCAATGCATACGACAATGAGAACATCAGCTATGAGGGCTTAGTGAGCATGGCCAAGCATATGCATATGATGATTTAG